DNA sequence from the Conger conger chromosome 18, fConCon1.1, whole genome shotgun sequence genome:
AAATATTTTGCTTTGGCCTAGTTGCCCCAGATAGAATCTGAGGGCTCACATCCAGCTAAAtgaatgtgttctgtgtgtacatttcatcACTTCATGTCCCTGCTGGGCTGCAGTTTCATATTTGTGTCAGACAGACAGTTATATTTCGTGGATGCACACTTCCAACAGATTGTGCAACACAGCTACCAGCACGCACTCACAGGGAGAAGCTTGTCCTCAGCTAGCAATGTGGAGATGAGGAAGAACGGAAAGGCTGAATAAAAACTAAACTCTCCTccttttcttcctcttcctcccataccacccccccccccccccccccgctggctGTCCCTGCAGGGAGGAACGATGCACTATTACCGGTATGAGGCTGCAGAGGTCAGCTGCTGTTTTAAGTACCTGATGTTCAGCTACAACATCATCTTCTGGGTGAGTAGTCGGGAACGGGAAGGGAGGATTGAGCGCTTTTCCTGGGGAGAAATAATAACCCGTACGGCCACACGTTATCTTCCGTTTCCGCCCGTTTTCACATCGCACGCTGTCTGTCAGCCATCTGAAAATGCTTTTCATGCTCTTCTTGGCATGTGGGAAGTGGAAAATGTGTACACACCCAAACTGAGTTCAGTTAGTCTCTCGGTAAAGAAGTGTTTGACTCAGAAGTGTTTTTTTGCAAGCTCAGTTCCCTAAAAATTATATTACACTCCCACCAATTGCTGTCATTGCTAACGCCCCATTGAACATATTACATTGTTTTCTCAAAATGTTAAACTGGGTGTTTACAGTGTCGGAGACAGGCGTTGGATTAGCAGTGTAATATTTCAAGTGTGCCATATGTGGAGGACAGAGACCAGACATTGGCTGATAGTGTGCTGGCCCTGCCAGTGGATCGTAGGCTCTTAAAATGGTGGCTGGTGTAGGTAAGGAGCTGGACCGATCACCATGCCGAAGTGCGGTTCTCATCATGTGTTTATAATGGCCATGGCTGTCAGGTTGTGCATCTGGATCAGCGCTGTGTCAGGAGGCTGGGTCCGTGAGAGCTGGGGCAGGAGTCGGGCCAACGCTGGAGCTAAACTGTGCTAACCAGAGTCATATGGCAGCAGTGTTTGCTGTGTTTGCTATTGAGTGTTATGGAATGTGGATTGTCTTCTATGAACCCTGGTGAAAATCAGCCCCCTGGCATGGAAAGAACACTGTCAGGACAGCTGCAATGCTGCTGCAAAATATGtatagtcagtgagcactttattaggcatttattagatttttttgactGAAGTCTTACGCTGCcaatccactgagaggtttaagcaaatgtgtgttcagagataccgATGTGGTAATGTGCGGTtacttgtgttactgtcaccttcctgtcagtctggcccttttcctgtGACCTCGTTAAGAATGCAttcctgcccacagaactgctgctctctggatgtttctttttcacaccattctctgcaaacactagaaaCTGTTTGCAaggaaatctcaggagatcggcagtttctgagatactccgtGCACCCTGTCTTGCACCAACAGTCGTGCTGATTGttgacattaactgaagctccggaccagtatctgcatgattttgtgcattgcactgctgccacgtaattagctgattagataatagcatgGATAAGTAGGTGCCCAGTGAgtgcatatgtgcacacacacacacacacacacacacacacacacacacatacacatccacataGACACCCAGGCATTTGTcaaatgctcttatccatagccattcacattttttccccttcttttaAACAAAGAGCCCATTTGTCccgctggatatttactgatgGAATTCAGGTTACTGGAGGAATTCCCATTTGCTCAACGgtactgtggctgtgcctggccCGCAAGTCAAACCTGCGGCCTCCCGTGTAATAAGTCCAGGTCCCTTACCCTCGTGActacaggcacgcacacacacaccccatatcACTGAACAAACACGCAGAGTCGAGCCCAGCTGCTGAGAGTTCCTGCTGGGCGGACCCCCTCCGCATACAGGAAGGCGCAGTTCTCGGTTTCTGCTCTTCGGCCCCGTCCGTTCCCGCGCTCCGAGCGCCCTGCGACCCGGGGGCCCCCCGGGTTTATTCCGAGGCCTCTGTACGGGCAGACGGAAACGCAGAGGGTGCGAGGTGTCGGCTGCGGGCGTCCCTTTCCTGCCGGCGTCCCGTCAGCGCCCCGTCAGCATCAACAGGAAATGTCGATAGCGTGGCCCCAGTCGGAGGAGGAGCGTGACATACGTGCCTGTCTACCAGCCGCACATCCTGTTTTCACAATAACAGCCATCGCCGCCCGCCTCCTGCACCTGATTTTACTGCAGGCAGAGGATCCTCTTCATCCGTTGTTGTTATTGGCAAAAAGTAAACGCGCCACCTTCCAGCCAGTTTGCAATTGTTGGGAAATTACTGGACCATTTAAGTgtaaataattaacattttgaaaataattcccTAATTAAACCTCCCTGATAAATTAGTCATGAAATGTTGGCGGTTTTGTTCCGACTTTAACTCttcccttgtgttgtcttcgGAGAGTTGGCTGCTGAGCTGCTAGTGGAAATGAAGCCATTGTCTCTAGTAGGCAGACAGATGGAGAATACGTTCACTGGCTGTAATAATATGCTCATACCTTCATTTTCCCTTTGTTTAATAAGCCCAGTTTGCATTGGTCCTCTTGGCTAGTAAGCACATATTTCATTGGTCCTGGTGGCATATTTTAGCGGTCTTCTCAGTTAACAAGCTCCAAGCTTTTTTAGTCCTCATGGATAATAAGCTGGTGTTTTATTGATAGCGTTTCATGCCTTCCAGTGTGTGCAGTTGGGTTCTCAGCCACTCACTTCTTGCTAATctcacactgttcttatctgaCAGCTGGCCGGAGCTGCTTTCATCGCTGCGGGTTTTTGGGCCTGGAGTGAGAAGGTGAGCTTATAAAAATCGCTCTTATtcttaaacatgttttttttgatgatagtgtgtctgtgagttacACTCTGCTTCCCCCAAGTGATATCTCCGCAGCGGGGGTAAACTAgctgctgcgtgtgtgtgtgtgtgtgtgtgtgtgtgtgtgtgtgtgtttgtctgtgtgtgtgtttttgtgtgtgtgtgtgtgtgtgtgtgtgtgtgtgtgtttgtttgtgtgtgtgtgtgtgtgtttgtgtttgtgtatgtgtatgtgtttgtgtgtgtgtgtgtgtgtgtgtgtgtgtgtgtgtgtgtgtgtgtgtgtgagagagagagtacgagagagagagagcctgtgttCATATCAGATGAGTCTCAGATGGTTCCCCCATCCACGGGCTGTTGCACATTCACTTAtttatcacatttatttattttgaattatttaGTGGCAGGCAAGCATATTCTCAGCCAAGCGGCCAGGCCACAGGTGGCTGTTTGTGCAAATGATGCACCAGCCTGAATACTTCACCGTGCAGCCCCAACGGTCCAGCCTGCAGAGGAGCTGATAGATTGATCGGCTAGGCCTGCACATCCAACATTTCTCAACCGTACGGAGGAGTACCTCCGCATCTGTGTGTACCGTCGCATTGTTAGTAGATGTCCAACAGCGCAATGCTTCACCCGTTCTGAataatacatgcattttaatgcattattaataatatattaacatgttttttttattcctggCTTCGCAAGCTAAATAGCCGATCAGTGGGAGCGGGAGAGGATTTGTAGCAGTGGATTTCTTTCCCCCCCCACACCAGCAGGTCATTAGTCCCAGTGCCGCAGTGTCACGTCAGGCTGTGCGGACATGTGACCTGAAGCAGCTCGCCCATCGCTTCTCTGGGGAACGACCGCAGCTTTTCAAACGTGGCCGCCGGCCGGAGCTCTGCCCCGGccgctctcccccctctcctgaATAGCGGAGATAAAGCCCGCGTGCGATCGCTATCTCTTTCCACACTGCCGCTCTTTGGGCCGCGGCGTCTGAGAACACGTCCGAACCGTTCTGTTCTTCATCGTGGCCACTGTTCTAGTCTGGTTCCCAATCACAGGTTACCGTCTGTGCAGATCTCCCTCTACAGCCGATGGGACTAATAGGTCCGCAATATAGCTGCGTGGTTTATTCTGTTCGATTATTTCCTGAACATAGGATTGAACATACTGTAGGAGAACGTCACTGgattcagctgtgtgtgttaggACTCCcgttatttaacatttttcctCCATCTCTTCTGCATTTAGTTCCTTTGTAGCAAACTGGAAGGCATGTTTAAGTGGCTCTTTACCAGTCctggggccagtttcacagacacagattaagcttaatccTCCAGTAAATTAAATTTTCAATGGAGGTTCTCCGTATAAAATCCAGTtgagtccaggactaagcttagtGCGTGTCTGTAGACCCGGGCCCTGATGTGGAATGTGTGTAAACGCTGTGCCCCTGTGCTCTCTGTAGGGGGTGCTGCTGGACCTGACCCAGGTGACGAGGCTGCACGGGTTCGACCCGGTGTGGCTGGTCCTGGCCGTGGGCTCGGTCACCTTCATCCTGGGCTTCGCCGGCTGCGTGGGGGCCCTGCGGGAGAACATCTGCCTGCTGAAGTTTGTGAGTCCCGCCGCCACCCTGGCGGAGCGCCGGCTGCCACGCGGCGATGCGTGCGCTCAGCGAGACCGGCCGCGCTAGCAGTGTTAGCCAGCCCTAACGGAGAATATCTGCCTGCTCGAGTTCACCAGTTCAGCGTCAGACCGCCCCCTAGTGGAGCGCCTGCAGCCGCGCGGTCACGCGTTCGCTCGGCGAGGCTACCCAGCCTAATGGAGTAATGGAGAACGCCGCAGTGAACGGAGGGCGctgtgttctcacacacacacacacacacacacacacacacacacaccccggggctgtgtgtttcagcgGCCGTTTGTTTGAGAAACGGCGTGATGTCAGAGCGCTAAAGTGCGCCCCGCTTCCCCGCCGTTTGTTAGCGGCCTTAAGCGCGCCGcggagcgcggggggggggccGAGAGGCTGAGACCGGCCCCGGGGCCCGTTGTGTAATCACAGCCGGGGCGTGGTCCTCCGTTCTGGCTTCTGGAGAGGCGAGCGGTCGGGCTTCGCACAGAAACAGGGAAGCAGGTCCCCCGTGGTCTCCCCTCTGCTGCCGCTCCTCACAGAGTACCAGGCCTGCTTGCGCTTCATgagaaacagacaaaaacacggTGATTAACTCTGATGATCGGCAGTGCGGAGCTGAGATGGAGTTGTGATGTGGTCTTTTAAGGTGCTGTGCGGGGCTGCGGTGCTTCTGAAGTGCACCCTGATTACATGAGCATTGAGGTTGCTTGCGATTGGGAAAATACAGTTGAAACGGAGATGATTGCACTCTTTATTTGCAGCACTTTAGAATAGAAATAGAGGTGCCTAGTCCCAAATAGTTCAGCAAAGCCTTATAAATTATAGTTTTGACGCAATAAATCATAAATGAAACACTTTTGGTTGGAATCACATATGAATGCGCTTTGATTAGGTGTATGAAAGAGATTGGTGCTCACGGTGTGGAATGGGAGAAGGGTTTAGGAGAAGGGTTTAGGTTATGATTAACGTGACCgttttgattattattgtggTTGGTAATCATTTGCACAGGACAGTACAGTAAAAGACAACATTCCTGTAAATGTTTATGACCTTGGCCAAATGTTTAAACTTTGGCTTTCCAGATGCATCCTGCTCCCAGACTGATTTCCAGCTCTCAGCCAGAGTGATTTAAACACGCTTTCTggagttttttttgtattatttcctTTTTAACGTGTATTTTTTAGCCCAGTGTATATTTTGTGGTGCAGTGAATGCGCAGTGAAGACTATTCTCATGACCGGGTTAAAATGGCTGGTGTAGGTGTATTAGACCAGTGGGTCTTcaccttattggaggtactgaaccctgcaagcttcatcagtgcattcaccgaacccttcgtaattggacaaataaaatatgattttatgaCCCCTGCTGGACCCCTGAGACTGTCTCAACGAACCCCTGCGGTTCGAtcgaacccaggttaagaaccactgtaTTAGAAGATTTGTTGACTAAAGAAAGAAATTACACTTCAACTAACTTCACAGCAGCCTGTGTAGCAGTGTTATTTTTCCCGAGGCTGTACATATTCACATATTAGTTTCTCGCATTTAAGAAATGCTCATTTTATATCGTGTCAGTACCTATTTCTTTTTGAGTTCTTAAGAACAAGCTCTTATGCGGCAATGCTGATATTGGAAACTCCACAGTTTCCCTGAGCGAGCACAGTGATCTCAGGTTGCATGCGTCATAGGAAGTACCAAAAATAAGACTATTCCTCAAAAGATTATGCTTCATCTGATTATACACACGTCCAGCCTCATAGGCGTAACGTCACTGTCCAAGCTGCGTGTGTtagttgaagtgcattttcttgCTTGTGGTCACAAATTCCCAAAGCATAatagtttcatgttttgttcttttcatcCGTGAATGgacagttatttggctgttataatacactttaatcgctgaaatatttgttcttacctttaaaaatatattgcagGTAAATTAAGCAGCGAATGAGCAAGCTGCCTTTGTCACACCCgagtcgcatccatttgtattacgGCGTTGGTGGCGAACCAATCGGAATGCTTATTTAATAATGTTCAGCAGCTTGCGGTGTTGAACACACATCAGGGTTTGGGCTGCGGTCAGTAAAAGGGAGCGCTGTTCATCAGGGTTTGGGCTGCGGTCAGTAAAAGGGAGCGCCCTTCATCAGGGTTTGGGCTGCGGTCAGTAAAAGGGAGCGCCCTTCATCAGGGTTTGGGCTGCGGTCAGTAAAAGGGAGCGCTGTTCATCAGGGTTTGGGCTGCGGTCAGTTAAAGGGAGCGCTGTTCATCAGGGTTTGGGCTGCGGTCAGTTAAAGGGAGCGCCGTTCATCAGGGTTTGGGCTGCGGTCAGTAAAAGGGAGCGCCCTTCATCAGGGTTTGGGCTGCGGTCAGTTAAAGGGAGCGCTGTTCATCAGGGTTTGGGCTGCGGTCAGTTAAAGGGAGCGCTGTTCATCAGGGTTTGGGCTGCGGTCAGTAAAAGGGAGCGCTGTTCATCAGGGTTTGGGCTGCGGTCAGTAAAAGGGAGCGCCGTTCATCAGGGTTTGGGCTGCGGTCAGTTAAAGGGAGCGCCCTTCATCAGGGTTTGGGCTGCGGTCAGTAAAAGGGAGCGCCCTTCATCAGGGTTTGGGCTGCGGTCAGTAAAAGGGAGCGCTGTTCATCAGGGTTTGGGCTGCGGTCAGTTAAAGGGAGCGCCCTTCATCAGGGTTTGGGCTGCGGTCAGTAAAAGGGAGCGCCCTTCATCAGGGTTTGGGCTGCGGTCAGTAAAAGGGAGCGCTGTTCATCAGGGTTTGGGCTGCGGTCAGTTAAAGGGAGCGCTGTTCATCAGGGTTTGGGCTGCGGTCAGTTAAAGGGAGCGCCGTTCATCAGGGTTTGGGCTGCGGTCAGTTAAAGGGAGCGCTGTTCATCAGGGTTTGGGCTGCGGTCAGTTAAAGGGAGCGCTGTTCATCAGGGTTTGGGCTGCGGTCAGTTAAAGGGAGCGCTGTTCATCAGGGTTTGGGCTGCGGTCAGTAAAAGGGAGCGCCCTTCATCAGGGTTTGGGCTGCGGTCAGTAAAAGGGAGCGCCCTTCATCAGGGTTTGGGCTGCGGTCAGTAAAAGGGAGCGCCCTTCATCAGGGTTTGGGCTGCGGTCAGTAAAAGGGAGCGCCCTTCATCAGGGTTTGGGCTGCGGTCAGTAAAAGGGAGCGCCCTTCATCAGGGTTTGGGCTGCGGTCAGTAAAAGGGAGCGCTGTTCATCAGGGTTTGGGCTGCGGTCAGTAAAAGGGAGCGCCCTTCATCAGGGTTTGGGCTGCGGGTCACTGCGGTCGGTAAAGTGAATCCCTCTTCATCTCAGTTCTCAGGAGTGATCGGGTTCATCTTCTTCCTGGAGCTGACGGCGGCCGTGCTGGCCTTCGTGTTCCAGGATCCCCTGAGAGAGTGGATCAAGGACTTCTTCCTCGCCAACGTCAAGGCTTACCGGGACGACATCGACCTGCAGAACCTCATAGACTCTCTGCAGAAACTGGTGAGGGACCGGACCTCATGCGCTACAGAGAGCCGTCCCAGGGCTTAGACTGATAGACCTTCAGCACTCTCAGTTCCTACTGGGCTCATACAAACTCAAGACTTAAGTCGTCTCAGTATAGACTTACAGCATTTAGGGCAAGATTCTCTTTAGCCTCATTATCCCTTTGCCTGGTTTAGAAAAAGATGTTCTCAACGGTTCGCTGTTTTCGCAAAGAAGCTGAGTCAGAGTTTCTGCTATCATGTACAGGccaatttatttaattctgtAGAGATGTAGGCTAATGTAGAATCTGCCTTTTGTTACAAACAGAACTTGAGTTTTTTagtgtgtatttatttctgaaagtaaAGCGCTTTCAGCTTTGCAGtgtaaaaaatatgtatgttgTACATGTATCAATTTTAATTGTGTAATAATAATTCGTCGATAATGCATTTGAGAGCAGATGGGATTCAGGGAAACAGCTGTTTGTGTCCTCTGTATTTACCATTTTGAAAGCTTGCTAGATTGAAGGAATGCCATATGTTGCCCAATTCTAGcattttctatatattttaagATGGTTCCCTTAGGACGTATCACGTTATTTTTTTAGCAGCTGGTGAAAGTGTGGTACTGCACGCGGGCTTTGCGTGCTGAATGAAAATGACATGCTAATTTACACGTCTTGGGGGTGAAGGGTAATGCTGCTGTATGCGGCAGGCTTCCCCCGGCTTCCTGATGCCTGCGCGCTGATGTGAGCGGGGGGTCGTTGACCGTAACGCGACCGTCTCTGATCCACAGAACCAATGCTGCGGAGCCAAGGAGCCCAACGACTGGGACATGAACGTCTACTTCAACTGCTCCGAATTTAACCCCAGCAGGGAGCGCTGTGGAGTGCCCTTCTCCTGCTGCCTCAAGGATCCTGCGGTAGGCATTGATGAATTTTgatgacactctctctctctctctctctctctctctctctctctctctctctctctctctctttctctctctctctctctctctctctctttctctctctctctctctctctctgtctgtactctcaaaatatatattttcttatcTGGTTAACACATGATTGCTGTTTTTCTGGGTAGATGACACTGTTGACTCTGAGGATGTGCCATAGGTGTGCCTGTGAGGCTGTGTTGACCCTGTCTCTCTGATGCTGTGCTGACCCTGTCTCTCTGACACTGTGCTGACCCTGTCTCCCTGACACTGTGCTGACCCTGTCTCTCTGACACTGTGCTGACCCTGTCTCTCTGACGCTGTGCTGACCCTGTCGACGCTGTGCTGACCCTGTCTCTCTGACACTGTGCTGACCCTGTCTCTCTGACACTGTGCTGACCCTGTCTCTCTGACACTGTGCTGACCCtgtctctctgacactgctgACCCTGTCGACACTGTGCTGACCCtgtctctctgacactgctgACCCTGTCGACACTGTGCTGACCCTGTCTCTGACACTGTGCTGACCCTGTCTCTCTGACACTGTGCTGACCCCATGCTCTTTCTGACTGCGTTTCACAGGACACGGTGGTGAACACGCAATGCGGCTATGACATCAGGCTTAACAAGGTAAAGAGTATATATCTTCATGAAAGCTGTGTGTTTGAAGCGATACATTTACCCTTCACGAAAGCTGTGTTTGGAGTGATGTATGGCGTTTCAGACTGAGGATGGAGATGCTGAATGTTGTCTgcactccctctgtctgtcctaGGGAGACTGGAGTGGCACTATCTACACCAAGGGCTGCATGCCGGCCTTGGAGGAGTGGCTCCCGCGCAACATCTACATCGTAGCCGGAGTCTTCATCGTCATATCCCTGCTGCAGGTACCACCTCCAGTGTGTGAAGCCAACCGTGGTCACTGTGAAACGCTCCTAACTAGTGTTGGGTATTGAAGGTACCACCTCCAGTGTGTGAAGCCAACCCTGCTCACTGTGAAGTGCTCCTAACTAGTGTTGGgtagttttttaaatgttattagtAAAATCTACAGGATGTCGGTCCCTGCTCCTAacgcctctctctccttccctgcaGATGATGGGCATCTTCCTGGCGCGGACGCTGATCGGCGACATCGAGAAAGTCAAGATCAGCTATTACTGACCCCGCCCGCCCACGGGGTCAGCGTCCGCTTCGGACTCTCACCACGACCTCTGCCCTCACCGGCCGGGCCCGGTCTGGAGAGCGGAACTCAGTACCAAAATGACCTGCgctgcccctctgtgtgtgtctgtctcctctttctgtctgtctgtcagcacGCCCCCAGCGGGACCACAGCTGGAGGGAGACCAGCGAGGGACGGGCCAAAATCGTTTACATCGCCGAATCTCTCGGAGCCAGGCCGATTTTAATTCAAGCGCCGCATTCACCTTctagtttttgttgttgtttcatacatttctctggggggggggggggtttatacAAAGAGaatctttggggggggggagggtctcCCCACCAGTGTCAGACGTGTTCTGCTGACGAACGGGAGGggctcagccccccccccccgcacgtTCTGTTACAGGACTGGCGTCAGAGTGAAATCAGTGGTGTGGAGGACAGAGCCTTGTATTTTCCTTACAGTTCCACACACCAGGAACGCTTCCCATTGTGACCTCAGCGCGTCGATCATTCCATTCCGTCACAGGCTGAACTCTGAGCCCTGGGCTGTAACGGCCATGACATTCTTCCCGCGCCTGgtgcttttgtgtttgttttggactGGGTTGGGATGTCGATGGAATGCGAGTCGGAAAGCCGGAAACGGGCAGGGCAATTTGCCCCGTCTCCACCTCCATTGcgcccccccttttttttaaaaaacgatGTTTTTCTACACGTGAAACAGTCTTTCAGTACTTTTGAATTCATGGGCGGTGCCAGTACATGCTTGTGATAATGTACATGTTTCATATGGTGCGGTTTGTTTGGGGACGTAAAGGCTTGTCATAGGAAGACCAAGATTGTGAGGTCCTGTCACCAGTGCACGATCTGTGGACAAGCCGCCTCATCGATGTTCATTTCAAGCCCGTTGGAGTGTTCACAATGTCACAACGGCAGATCATATACGGTGGAGATCATACAGTCCTGGAACCTGGCAGTAACCATGGACCTGAcatgaggagagggggggaggggagggtgcgGCCCGCTAGCTAAATGTGAaatggtggttgaggtgagctCAAAGCCACCGGTGTTAGTCATGACTCATAAGTTCTTTGTTATGAAGTTCTCCTCCACCTCTCATGGAGTGAGAGGTGGATGGAGAATGCTCATCACAAAGAACTTCTGCAGTCATCGACTACACACCGGTGGCTTTCGAGCTCACCTCAACTGCCTGCCCCTGCAGATTCAATTTGGTGTGTAAATCACATGTAGGTGGCAGTTTACAAAGTGGTGAGGAGACCTGTACAAGCTAGTGCCATTTTGCTTAGTCATCAGACCCCAACTGCTccctctccactctcctccaTGTCACAGCTATAATGAGCTGCTGGAAGATTTAATTGGCCGGACCATATGTTCGTCATAGGTGTCACAAGTTCTGATGGGAGTTGAAGTCCAGACTTTGTGTAAGTGTTGATTGCAGCCTGCACTCTGGACTTGaactctgatcagctctttctcCGAGAGCGTTCTCCTTCTGTATTTAATCTGACGCCACACGGTACCAGAAGATTCTGCCCTGCCTCAGTGCCTGAAGGATTCTGTGGGGGCGTGACAGTCCGACTCGGCATTATGGGAGGAATGCTACTCTTGAATTTTGATAAAAAGGGACCGTTGTTACATTTATAGttcataagaagaaaaaaaaaaaggtctagTTCAACTTTCATaactttttatgttttgtaaatACAAATTGTGTAATTTCTTGCCAGCAAATGTTTTTCAATAAAATCAAAGTCAGATTTTCTTGCCATTGTGAATGGTAGGAAGTAGTCCATTTTAACTAATAATAGTCAATGTACCTCTTATTTCCTTGTCTTTGACATCGCATGAACAGTGCAGCTGTATGCATCTGTTACCAGTAATCGTTGAAAAGTAGATCCTGTTTCCAGTTAAACAGGAAGTTGGTTAAGCCTCAGGGTGCAAATGAAGGCTTGGTGGCTTTTCTTGTAATACACTTTTCTAGTTCTCTTCTAACTGGTTAAGTGAGTATTGGGCAGGGAGATGCACCTTCACGTGCCTGcatcagaaaaacattttcctcaGAAGTCAAAAACCTTACcccttctgtttttatttcactggCTGAGAACAGCACGCTCGTAAATGAGTTGTTTATTTCAGGCATTTGTATGGCGAtgtgttttatttctgaaatttACAGCTGAAAAACCACAGGCCGCTATATATACAGTTTACAGtcttgtaaatgtaaac
Encoded proteins:
- the tspan14 gene encoding tetraspanin-14 is translated as MHYYRYEAAEVSCCFKYLMFSYNIIFWLAGAAFIAAGFWAWSEKGVLLDLTQVTRLHGFDPVWLVLAVGSVTFILGFAGCVGALRENICLLKFFSGVIGFIFFLELTAAVLAFVFQDPLREWIKDFFLANVKAYRDDIDLQNLIDSLQKLNQCCGAKEPNDWDMNVYFNCSEFNPSRERCGVPFSCCLKDPADTVVNTQCGYDIRLNKGDWSGTIYTKGCMPALEEWLPRNIYIVAGVFIVISLLQMMGIFLARTLIGDIEKVKISYY